In Patescibacteria group bacterium, one genomic interval encodes:
- a CDS encoding four helix bundle protein yields MSFRFKKFPVYKDIREFIKLIFIITSKFPQIYQYDLGSQIRRATISILLNLAEGSGRNSDKEFNRFLLISIGSIDEVVAALDIALDNNLITQNSYSQIVEKAESIKNQLGGFSKKLKGQS; encoded by the coding sequence ATGAGTTTTAGATTCAAAAAGTTTCCAGTTTATAAAGATATTAGAGAATTTATAAAACTAATTTTTATTATTACTTCGAAATTTCCTCAAATATATCAATATGATTTAGGATCACAAATCAGACGAGCAACTATTTCTATTTTATTAAATTTAGCCGAAGGCTCTGGTCGAAATTCTGATAAAGAATTTAACCGTTTCTTACTCATTAGTATCGGCTCCATCGATGAGGTAGTAGCCGCTTTAGATATTGCTTTAGATAATAATTTGATCACTCAAAACTCTTATTCTCAAATAGTTGAAAAAGCAGAATCTATCAAAAATCAACTTGGCGGTTTCAGTAAAAAATTAAAAGGCCAGTCGTAA
- a CDS encoding RNA polymerase sigma factor: MLRIQEKILLHQARRGNQAAFARLCSAYREKIYQFIYFKTSHQEKAQDLTSEVFFKILDYLANGGEIKNFRSFVYQTARNLIVDFYRQKEQREISLEEIDEEIEEPKDLAQEIDLKLNLYQIEEALKKIPDRYREVLILRYVDDLSFKEIAQILNQNQTNVRQLASRGLKLLRKRLITDD, encoded by the coding sequence ATGTTGCGGATTCAAGAAAAAATTCTTCTTCATCAAGCACGCCGCGGGAATCAAGCCGCTTTTGCTCGCCTTTGTTCTGCTTATCGAGAAAAAATTTATCAATTTATTTATTTTAAAACCTCTCATCAAGAAAAAGCCCAGGATTTAACGAGCGAAGTTTTTTTTAAAATTTTAGACTATCTGGCTAATGGTGGAGAAATTAAAAATTTCCGTTCCTTTGTTTATCAAACAGCCAGAAATTTAATTGTTGATTTTTATCGTCAAAAAGAACAAAGAGAAATTTCTTTAGAAGAAATTGATGAAGAAATTGAAGAACCAAAAGATTTGGCGCAAGAAATCGATTTGAAATTAAATCTTTATCAAATTGAAGAAGCCTTAAAAAAAATTCCTGACCGTTATCGCGAAGTCTTAATTTTACGATATGTTGATGACCTTTCCTTTAAGGAAATTGCTCAGATACTTAACCAGAATCAAACGAACGTCCGCCAACTTGCTTCACGTGGTCTTAAACTACTGCGAAAGCGACTGATAACTGACGACTGA
- a CDS encoding DUF5667 domain-containing protein, with product MRQEKEVIKLLKQCQKIKANRQWVEQDQAHLLAYFREKFPPTAKGVLFYLKPVFTTLMILVVVLLSGYGFLKAAERSLPGEPLYPLKRASEKIIFQLSPSQEKPVLRAEIVQKRLKESKQLASRGGVIDSKISPQLSKTVIEFQKEFVSLKKEIGLPVKEEILFSPDLPIQDNKKIVALIQNQDLEKLLAETKEALKEKKVEAVLEKTMEVEKIIVSSSEEKKEEQVPSEEPIIEERKPETLESLPATGSLVQPKKIEKPTDFKIAPIQETNSFKTDLLRE from the coding sequence ATGAGGCAGGAAAAAGAAGTTATCAAACTTTTAAAGCAGTGCCAAAAGATTAAGGCTAATCGTCAATGGGTGGAGCAAGACCAAGCCCATTTATTGGCTTATTTTAGAGAAAAATTTCCACCTACCGCAAAGGGGGTTCTTTTTTATTTAAAACCAGTTTTTACTACCTTAATGATTCTGGTTGTTGTTTTATTAAGTGGTTATGGCTTTTTAAAAGCGGCGGAAAGAAGTTTACCCGGTGAACCCCTTTATCCTCTAAAAAGAGCTTCGGAAAAAATCATCTTTCAGTTGAGCCCGTCTCAAGAAAAACCAGTTTTAAGAGCCGAGATAGTGCAAAAAAGATTAAAAGAATCAAAACAATTAGCCAGTAGAGGTGGGGTTATTGATTCAAAAATTTCGCCTCAATTATCTAAAACAGTGATTGAGTTTCAAAAAGAATTTGTTTCTTTAAAAAAAGAGATTGGTTTGCCGGTTAAAGAAGAAATTTTATTTTCCCCAGACCTTCCAATTCAAGATAACAAAAAAATTGTTGCCTTGATTCAAAATCAAGATTTAGAAAAACTTTTAGCTGAAACTAAAGAGGCTTTAAAAGAAAAGAAAGTTGAAGCAGTCTTAGAGAAAACTATGGAAGTGGAAAAAATTATTGTTTCTTCTTCTGAAGAAAAAAAAGAAGAACAAGTGCCCAGTGAAGAGCCGATTATTGAAGAAAGAAAGCCAGAAACTTTAGAATCATTGCCGGCCACTGGTTCTTTAGTTCAACCCAAAAAGATAGAAAAACCTACTGATTTTAAAATTGCTCCTATTCAAGAAACTAATTCTTTTAAAACTGATTTGCTTCGCGAATAG